A genomic segment from Nodularia sphaerocarpa UHCC 0038 encodes:
- a CDS encoding phage tail protein: protein MAGEFLTACKFYFEADGITDKFIKEISGLGVESTPAQDVHGSSKSGKIMRQATPTVVKFTNITLKVIATDDIDLYSWYQKCNEDMGDPRQWSQNRKTGSVVAYDQQGSEKARWNIVNCYPCKYTGPTLTASGGDMANETIELVHEGVKRVK, encoded by the coding sequence ATGGCAGGCGAATTTTTAACGGCTTGTAAATTTTACTTTGAAGCTGACGGAATTACCGATAAATTCATCAAAGAGATTAGTGGATTAGGCGTTGAAAGTACACCTGCTCAAGATGTTCACGGTTCATCTAAGTCTGGTAAGATCATGCGCCAAGCTACCCCTACAGTTGTCAAATTCACAAACATTACATTAAAAGTCATCGCCACGGATGATATAGACCTTTATAGCTGGTATCAAAAGTGTAACGAAGACATGGGAGATCCCAGACAATGGTCACAAAATCGTAAGACTGGTTCGGTAGTCGCCTATGACCAACAAGGTAGTGAAAAAGCACGCTGGAACATTGTCAATTGTTATCCCTGTAAATACACTGGTCCTACCTTAACTGCATCTGGTGGAGATATGGCCAATGAAACCATTGAGTTGGTTCACGAAGGCGTTAAACGTGTCAAATAA
- a CDS encoding DUF6760 family protein, producing the protein MYEEVAFIAYHFHWSQDDILNLEHNYRQRWITEINKINQKLI; encoded by the coding sequence TTGTATGAGGAGGTAGCTTTTATTGCTTATCATTTCCACTGGTCACAGGATGATATTCTCAATTTAGAACACAATTACCGTCAGCGCTGGATAACAGAAATTAATAAAATTAACCAAAAATTAATATGA
- a CDS encoding ATP-binding protein, whose translation MDATTTNHHKADNYTYMTAALGKLREILVKHADPSLLEDITDGESPIAKNLVDDSLIDNSITSKELSALDRLCATFNLSDFERNLLLLCAGVELDASFSILCAAACGNEQRTYPTFGLAMTVLEGLHWSAFTPAGALRRWQLIEVGSGSELMSSPLRIDERILHYLIGVQHLDQRLLGMVEPVVVTEDLVSSHLQLMEKMTAAWWVDIYDFLKLPILQLCGNEVASKRPIAAVACQYLELNLCAIAAHALPTTPSEISKFKQLWEREVLLANYALLIDCDDLEGVDVNKESTITYLCEWMRSPIIITTTERRRSRLRPALVFDIQRPTTPEQYTIWEQALNGTSASMNAQVSNLVSQFNLSVPVIQAVCSQVCVQWQQAQESEVTGDFKHLLWDSCRAQARPKLDDLAQRIDSVADWEDLVLPESQLQVMRDVALQVRQRAKVYDQWGFGGKSKRGLGISALFAGISGAGKTMAAEVLAQELRLDLYRIDLSAVISKYIGETEKNLGRVFDAAELGGVILLFDEADALFGKRTEVKDSNDHHANVEVSYLLQRMESYGGLSVLTTNLKSSLDQAFLRRIRFIIQFPFPDSTQRAEIWRRIFPKATPTEGLDYQKLGQLSVAGGNIRSIAMNAAFLAADAGSAITMNYILQAAKSEYIKLEKTLTDTEVKGWV comes from the coding sequence ATGGACGCAACGACTACTAACCATCACAAGGCTGATAATTATACGTATATGACGGCAGCTTTGGGTAAACTCAGGGAGATTTTGGTGAAGCACGCTGATCCAAGTTTGCTGGAGGATATTACAGATGGGGAAAGTCCCATAGCAAAAAATCTAGTAGATGATTCTTTAATAGATAATTCGATTACATCTAAAGAACTGTCTGCGTTAGATAGACTCTGTGCCACTTTTAATTTAAGTGATTTTGAACGGAATTTGCTGCTGTTGTGTGCTGGTGTGGAACTAGATGCCAGCTTTTCCATACTTTGCGCGGCTGCTTGTGGGAATGAACAGCGTACCTATCCTACTTTTGGTTTGGCGATGACAGTGCTAGAAGGTTTGCATTGGAGTGCTTTTACTCCCGCAGGTGCATTACGCAGATGGCAATTAATCGAGGTGGGTTCGGGAAGTGAGTTGATGAGCAGTCCTCTACGGATTGATGAGCGAATATTGCATTATTTAATTGGGGTGCAGCATTTAGATCAACGTTTGTTGGGAATGGTGGAACCTGTAGTGGTTACGGAAGATTTGGTTTCATCTCATTTGCAGTTGATGGAGAAAATGACAGCTGCTTGGTGGGTAGATATTTATGATTTTCTCAAGTTGCCAATATTACAATTATGTGGTAATGAAGTTGCTAGCAAACGTCCGATCGCAGCTGTTGCTTGTCAGTATTTGGAGCTAAATTTGTGTGCGATCGCAGCCCACGCTTTACCAACAACCCCCAGTGAAATCAGCAAGTTTAAGCAACTTTGGGAACGGGAAGTGCTTTTAGCTAATTACGCGCTGTTGATTGACTGCGATGATTTGGAGGGGGTAGATGTAAATAAAGAATCTACGATTACGTATTTATGCGAATGGATGCGTTCGCCGATAATTATTACTACTACCGAACGCAGGCGATCGCGTTTAAGACCTGCCCTAGTTTTTGATATCCAACGCCCTACAACTCCCGAACAGTATACCATCTGGGAGCAGGCATTGAATGGAACATCGGCATCGATGAATGCTCAGGTCAGTAATTTAGTATCTCAATTTAATCTTAGTGTTCCTGTGATTCAAGCTGTTTGTTCCCAAGTCTGTGTCCAATGGCAGCAAGCACAGGAGTCAGAAGTTACAGGCGATTTTAAGCATCTTCTCTGGGATAGTTGCCGCGCACAAGCCCGTCCGAAATTAGATGATTTAGCACAACGGATTGATTCGGTTGCTGATTGGGAAGATTTAGTATTACCCGAATCGCAGTTACAAGTTATGAGAGATGTTGCCCTCCAAGTCAGACAGCGAGCGAAAGTATATGACCAGTGGGGATTTGGAGGTAAAAGCAAGCGAGGATTGGGAATTAGTGCCTTATTTGCTGGTATTAGCGGTGCAGGTAAGACAATGGCAGCAGAAGTCCTCGCTCAGGAGTTGCGATTGGATTTATATCGTATTGATTTAAGTGCGGTTATTAGTAAGTATATTGGGGAGACGGAAAAGAATCTGGGTAGGGTATTTGATGCGGCAGAGTTGGGAGGTGTGATATTACTTTTTGATGAAGCGGATGCTTTATTTGGTAAGCGCACTGAAGTTAAGGATTCTAATGATCACCATGCTAATGTTGAAGTGAGTTACCTGTTACAAAGAATGGAAAGTTACGGCGGGTTATCAGTGTTAACAACTAACTTGAAAAGTTCATTAGACCAAGCATTTTTGCGTCGTATCCGCTTTATTATCCAGTTTCCCTTTCCAGATTCCACTCAACGGGCAGAAATTTGGCGGCGAATTTTTCCCAAAGCGACACCTACAGAAGGATTGGACTATCAGAAGTTGGGACAATTGAGTGTCGCAGGTGGTAATATTCGCAGTATTGCCATGAATGCAGCGTTTTTAGCCGCAGACGCAGGGAGCGCAATCACGATGAATTATATATTGCAGGCAGCTAAGAGCGAGTATATTAAATTAGAGAAGACACTCACGGATACTGAGGTTAAGGGGTGGGTTTAG
- a CDS encoding FHA domain-containing protein, whose amino-acid sequence MKVKITSPTLNEVNELDLTLATTQKGECVIGRSPDCDLPLEDADVSRIHGKFFVQGGNYYFCDLGSRNGSIINNKLAEKNLPYLLKDGDSIQIGDYVLILEGITPISEQLPETVFRVIDPSLFSGRQAFENLTPANTSNPASEVAREFTEEVISQNQEEVEASELVYADSSEDNEVITASENPIAEERTFVQPQDIASQPPEIVSDITSNDSDEYLDLSTPVSQEFTIVQPRDLLFQPSPSTSVIPTTDSDDAVDLDTANSDEVETLEVVSEVYPEANTNIDVVTEDTSSEISDNFSPAPELVNDLDAEADEVVPEALNESQAEVIIAPENNIQAFAEVTEVFSNEYVDFSSRSPEEVSEEPTTADVFFTAKALEIEEFFSTEQASEEPTTADIFSTAESLEIEESISTEEVSEEPTTADAFSTAESLEIEESISTEEVSEEPTTADVFSTAESLEIEESISTEKARDALELVEETPEEVAEAEEALAVENVEADTQSEPNQMTIQKNIVLIAHESKKSELIQLVVQYQEFFSQSLTISWPSVSAVLNQQAGITVSQEIPPAISGGYQKINSLLNSGEILAVIFLRDFLTPQPGQANEDALLRTCNINQVLLATNLKTAEAIVHYLEQITK is encoded by the coding sequence ATGAAAGTAAAAATAACCTCACCTACCCTCAATGAGGTAAATGAACTCGATTTAACATTAGCAACTACACAAAAAGGAGAGTGCGTCATAGGTCGTTCTCCAGATTGTGACTTACCCTTGGAAGATGCGGATGTCAGTCGCATACATGGAAAGTTCTTTGTTCAAGGTGGAAATTATTATTTCTGCGACCTTGGTAGTAGAAATGGTTCAATCATTAATAACAAATTAGCCGAAAAAAATTTGCCATATCTTTTAAAGGACGGAGATTCAATCCAGATCGGAGACTACGTTCTGATATTGGAAGGAATTACACCTATATCTGAACAATTACCGGAAACAGTATTTAGGGTTATAGATCCTTCACTGTTTTCTGGTAGGCAAGCATTTGAAAATCTTACCCCTGCCAACACGAGCAATCCTGCATCAGAGGTAGCTAGGGAATTTACTGAGGAAGTTATCAGTCAAAATCAAGAGGAAGTTGAAGCCTCTGAACTTGTTTATGCTGATTCCTCAGAAGATAACGAGGTAATAACTGCATCTGAAAATCCAATTGCAGAGGAAAGAACCTTTGTGCAACCACAAGATATTGCTAGTCAACCACCAGAGATAGTCAGTGATATCACATCAAATGACAGTGATGAATATCTAGATTTAAGTACACCAGTTTCACAAGAATTTACAATTGTACAGCCGCGCGATCTACTCTTTCAACCATCACCATCAACCAGTGTTATACCCACAACCGATAGTGATGACGCTGTAGATTTAGATACAGCTAATAGTGATGAAGTAGAAACTTTAGAAGTTGTGAGTGAGGTTTACCCAGAAGCCAATACAAATATCGATGTAGTCACAGAAGACACCTCCTCTGAAATAAGTGATAATTTTAGCCCAGCACCAGAACTTGTTAATGACCTTGATGCAGAAGCAGATGAAGTAGTCCCAGAGGCATTGAATGAATCGCAGGCTGAGGTCATAATTGCACCTGAGAATAACATTCAGGCTTTCGCAGAAGTTACGGAAGTTTTTAGCAATGAATACGTTGATTTCAGCAGTAGAAGCCCAGAAGAAGTAAGTGAAGAACCAACAACAGCAGATGTTTTTTTTACAGCAAAAGCTTTAGAAATAGAAGAATTTTTTTCCACAGAACAAGCAAGTGAAGAACCAACAACAGCAGACATTTTCTCTACAGCAGAGTCTTTAGAAATAGAAGAATCTATTTCCACAGAAGAAGTAAGTGAAGAACCAACAACAGCAGATGCTTTCTCTACAGCAGAGTCTTTAGAAATAGAAGAATCTATTTCCACAGAAGAAGTAAGTGAAGAACCAACAACGGCAGACGTTTTCTCTACAGCAGAGTCTTTAGAAATAGAAGAATCTATTTCCACAGAAAAAGCACGTGATGCTCTTGAGCTAGTTGAAGAAACACCTGAAGAAGTTGCTGAAGCCGAAGAAGCCCTAGCTGTTGAAAATGTAGAAGCAGATACTCAGAGTGAACCGAATCAGATGACAATTCAAAAAAACATAGTCCTCATTGCTCACGAAAGCAAGAAATCAGAACTAATTCAGTTAGTTGTTCAATATCAAGAATTTTTCTCTCAAAGCCTCACAATTAGTTGGCCATCTGTCAGTGCAGTTTTAAATCAACAGGCTGGTATTACTGTTAGTCAAGAAATCCCCCCAGCCATCTCTGGAGGATACCAGAAAATTAATTCCCTGCTCAATTCTGGAGAGATTTTAGCAGTAATTTTCCTGAGAGATTTTCTGACACCTCAGCCTGGTCAAGCTAATGAAGACGCATTGTTGAGAACATGCAATATTAATCAGGTGTTACTGGCAACTAATTTGAAAACAGCAGAGGCAATTGTACATTATTTGGAACAAATCACAAAGTAA
- a CDS encoding phage tail assembly protein — MPRKQDTLYTEFDFTLPRGLTDSQNRVHRHGTMRLATAKDEILVQKERKVQENPAYTALVMLSRVITRLGSLNSVSPDLLEELLLHDFAYLREFYNRINQQGNTHIPTQCPHCSTQFSVELALAGES, encoded by the coding sequence ATGCCCCGTAAACAGGACACTCTCTACACAGAATTTGACTTCACTCTTCCGCGTGGGTTGACTGATAGCCAAAATCGTGTACATCGTCATGGAACCATGCGTTTAGCCACCGCCAAAGATGAAATTTTGGTGCAGAAAGAGCGCAAAGTTCAAGAAAATCCCGCTTACACCGCTTTGGTCATGTTATCCCGTGTCATCACACGTCTAGGGAGTTTAAACTCTGTTAGCCCTGATTTACTTGAAGAACTACTTTTACATGACTTTGCCTATCTCAGAGAATTTTACAATCGGATTAATCAGCAAGGTAATACACATATCCCTACTCAGTGTCCACACTGTAGTACTCAATTCTCCGTAGAGCTAGCCCTCGCGGGGGAGTCATAA
- a CDS encoding DUF928 domain-containing protein produces MRLKFLTGCLLAGFLCLPLDFISQTKVLAVDQVFQVAQVNPAYNQSMRLGYTETRRRNYRKALGYFETALQLRPRDKYATAAIRNVKSYIQRRATGRINFVPGKPGRLQSAASRGSCFSNGKPAVPLIPTSKEAQQTTAEHPTFFFYIPQTAKKVHGLEFVLRDDESIQPLYREKFNPVGQAGIVSITIPANRPSLKTGKEYTWAFSMICDPRSRDQDLYLEGKIELLQEENLSDQIQQTNEPLDRVVIYATAGFWENALSTLANLRRQRPNDPKVQEYWFDLLKSVELEKVANEPLLPCCTSQK; encoded by the coding sequence ATGAGACTAAAATTTTTGACAGGTTGTCTGCTGGCTGGTTTCCTATGTTTACCCTTAGATTTTATCAGTCAGACTAAGGTTTTGGCGGTAGACCAAGTTTTTCAAGTAGCACAAGTAAATCCAGCTTATAACCAATCTATGCGACTTGGTTATACAGAAACTAGACGGAGAAATTATCGTAAGGCTTTAGGATATTTTGAGACTGCTCTTCAACTACGTCCTAGGGATAAGTATGCCACAGCTGCAATTAGGAATGTCAAAAGTTACATTCAGCGACGCGCCACAGGTAGAATTAACTTTGTTCCGGGGAAACCTGGTAGATTACAATCTGCTGCATCAAGGGGAAGTTGTTTCTCTAATGGAAAGCCTGCTGTTCCTCTGATACCCACAAGCAAAGAAGCGCAACAAACCACAGCAGAGCATCCCACATTCTTTTTCTATATTCCTCAAACTGCTAAAAAGGTACATGGACTGGAATTTGTTTTGCGGGATGATGAAAGTATTCAACCCTTGTATAGAGAAAAGTTTAACCCTGTTGGACAAGCAGGAATTGTGAGTATAACTATACCTGCAAATCGACCATCATTAAAAACAGGCAAAGAATATACTTGGGCTTTTTCAATGATTTGCGATCCTCGCAGTCGTGATCAAGACCTATACCTAGAAGGTAAAATTGAACTGTTGCAAGAGGAAAATCTTTCCGACCAGATACAGCAGACAAATGAACCTTTAGATCGGGTGGTTATTTATGCAACAGCTGGATTTTGGGAAAATGCTCTCAGTACTCTGGCTAATTTACGCCGACAACGCCCCAATGACCCCAAAGTTCAGGAATATTGGTTCGACTTATTGAAATCCGTCGAACTAGAAAAGGTAGCTAACGAGCCGCTATTGCCTTGTTGTACTTCCCAAAAGTAA
- a CDS encoding serine/threonine protein kinase: MNSPPSANFWNGRFIGDNQRYRIDRPLAAGGMGDVLLATDTRVGQQVVLKLLKDTLVASQEMRKRFEREVAICAALQSDHIVKISDCGVTPEGYPFYVMEYLRGQTLRQLLLREKRLSVERTQSIISQICQGLHLAHQGVNLPKDGRNEHIQVVHRDLKPDNIFLVPTDLGEWVKILDFGVAKIRNESSEQTNITSTFIGTFRYAAPEQIQNKKNLDSRADIYSLGIILYEMLSAADPFGFNTKGHNISEASWVLAHAYEPPKPLREQPGCEQLSAQLEVVVLKCLQKNPNNRFASVEELLQALQQAISKPSLGNANTKHEQSIFHPQPLSQPGSHENTISKPAQPVEPSQSEEETIIRQQPVYNEESNNETIPRPLHPVAATEPEGTILQPRPSSHPGSNNETVPRPLHPVAATEPEGTILQPRPSSHPGSNNETVPRPLHPVAATEPEGTILQPRPSSHPGSNNETVPRPLHPGAATEPEGTILQPRPSPHPGSNNETVPRPLHPGAATEPEGTILQPRPSPHPGSNNETVPRPLHPGAATEPEGTILQPRPSPHPGSNNETVPRPLHPGAATEPEGTILQPRPSPHPSPSQNRPASPINPAPGNTNVLKRNLWIGLAVILAFFAGMSIYYLQTSQDSETQSIVPNSTQK; the protein is encoded by the coding sequence ATGAATTCCCCACCTTCTGCAAATTTTTGGAATGGGCGCTTTATAGGTGATAACCAGCGATATCGGATAGATAGACCCTTAGCTGCCGGTGGTATGGGAGATGTCTTATTAGCGACAGATACCCGTGTAGGTCAGCAGGTAGTGTTGAAATTACTCAAAGATACCCTGGTCGCATCACAAGAGATGAGAAAGCGTTTTGAGAGGGAGGTGGCAATCTGTGCAGCTTTGCAAAGTGACCACATTGTAAAGATTAGTGATTGTGGTGTCACACCAGAAGGATATCCATTTTATGTGATGGAGTATTTGCGCGGCCAAACATTACGACAACTACTGCTGCGAGAAAAGAGATTATCTGTGGAGCGAACTCAGAGCATTATCTCTCAAATCTGTCAAGGTTTACATCTAGCGCATCAAGGGGTAAATCTACCAAAAGATGGTAGAAATGAGCATATTCAGGTAGTGCATCGTGACCTGAAACCCGACAACATCTTTCTTGTACCTACAGATTTGGGAGAGTGGGTGAAGATTTTAGATTTCGGTGTAGCTAAAATCCGCAATGAATCTTCTGAACAGACAAATATAACTAGTACTTTTATCGGTACATTTCGCTATGCAGCACCTGAGCAGATCCAAAACAAGAAAAATCTAGATAGCAGAGCTGATATTTATAGTTTGGGGATCATCCTGTATGAAATGTTAAGTGCAGCAGATCCATTTGGTTTCAACACTAAAGGTCATAATATCAGTGAAGCGTCCTGGGTTTTAGCCCATGCCTACGAGCCACCTAAACCTTTGCGGGAGCAACCAGGGTGTGAGCAATTGTCTGCACAACTAGAGGTTGTAGTACTAAAATGTCTACAAAAAAACCCGAATAATCGCTTTGCATCGGTAGAAGAACTGCTTCAGGCTTTGCAACAAGCTATTAGCAAGCCAAGCCTCGGCAATGCTAATACAAAGCATGAACAGAGTATTTTTCATCCTCAACCTCTATCTCAACCTGGTTCTCATGAGAACACTATCTCTAAACCCGCGCAACCAGTCGAGCCGAGCCAATCCGAGGAGGAGACTATTATTCGTCAGCAACCTGTATACAATGAAGAGTCAAACAACGAAACCATTCCCCGCCCCCTGCATCCCGTAGCCGCAACCGAACCCGAAGGCACAATTTTACAACCACGCCCTTCATCCCATCCAGGGTCAAACAACGAAACCGTTCCCCGCCCCCTGCATCCCGTAGCCGCAACCGAACCCGAAGGCACAATTTTACAACCACGCCCTTCATCCCATCCAGGGTCAAACAACGAAACCGTTCCCCGCCCCCTGCATCCCGTAGCCGCAACCGAACCCGAAGGCACAATTTTACAACCACGCCCTTCATCCCATCCAGGGTCAAACAACGAAACCGTTCCCCGCCCCCTGCATCCCGGAGCCGCAACCGAACCCGAAGGCACAATTTTACAACCACGCCCTTCACCCCATCCAGGGTCAAACAACGAAACCGTTCCCCGCCCCCTGCATCCCGGAGCCGCAACCGAACCCGAAGGCACAATTTTACAACCACGCCCTTCACCCCATCCAGGGTCAAACAACGAAACCGTTCCCCGCCCCCTGCATCCCGGAGCCGCAACCGAACCCGAAGGCACAATTTTACAACCACGCCCTTCACCCCATCCAGGGTCAAACAACGAAACCGTTCCCCGCCCCCTGCATCCCGGAGCCGCAACCGAACCCGAAGGCACAATTTTACAACCACGCCCTTCACCCCATCCCAGCCCTAGTCAAAATAGACCTGCTTCGCCAATCAACCCAGCCCCAGGAAATACCAACGTTTTGAAGCGAAATCTTTGGATTGGATTAGCAGTTATACTAGCTTTTTTTGCAGGAATGTCTATATATTACTTACAAACAAGTCAAGATTCTGAAACCCAATCTATTGTACCCAACTCCACCCAAAAATAG
- a CDS encoding DUF4255 domain-containing protein has protein sequence MSTALSIVAVTAVLKDLLENGLVSDSITASVGDVLVSALPPDLIKVGSDERAQLNFFLYQVTQNRNVDWVSQEFRGRNSRINKSQRSLNPPLALDLHYLLTAYGAKDFQAELLLGYAMQLLHTTTVITSELIENALKNASTSNTTSLISQAFAGVSISKLAEQIGQIKLSPEFLNMEDSSKIWSALQTHYRPSASYKASMVLIESSDLNQSDGSYTELWTEPSIEQVTPSAQTEQLIFAGSTVILRGKRLCGDVTRIRVGKTEKLLVPENIKETQIRLKLPDDLYAGLQSVQVAHLTMGNAENTENIASNVAAFVIHPQISVSLNQVVNSGEDLRRVDITVKFYPNIGKTQRVVLLLYEMSSSNALVRCIAVPSVNEDTDVMTISVENMKPGSYLIRVRVDGVASPLEINQTGEYYSPQVTIP, from the coding sequence ATGAGTACTGCTCTCTCTATAGTTGCTGTGACAGCAGTACTGAAAGACTTGCTGGAGAATGGTCTAGTCAGTGACTCTATTACTGCTAGCGTTGGTGATGTGCTGGTAAGTGCGTTACCGCCTGATTTGATTAAGGTGGGGAGTGATGAGCGGGCGCAATTAAATTTCTTTCTCTATCAAGTTACGCAGAATCGCAACGTTGATTGGGTATCTCAGGAATTTCGTGGTAGAAACTCACGCATCAATAAAAGTCAGCGTTCTCTCAATCCACCACTAGCTTTAGATTTGCATTACTTATTAACGGCTTATGGAGCCAAAGATTTCCAGGCGGAACTACTGCTGGGCTATGCAATGCAATTACTGCACACCACAACGGTAATTACATCGGAACTGATTGAAAACGCTTTAAAGAATGCATCGACAAGCAATACCACTAGTCTGATTTCACAAGCGTTCGCTGGGGTATCTATATCTAAGTTAGCTGAACAAATTGGGCAGATTAAACTCTCGCCAGAATTTTTGAACATGGAAGATAGTTCTAAGATTTGGTCGGCTTTACAAACCCACTATCGACCATCGGCTAGTTATAAGGCTTCGATGGTATTAATTGAGAGTAGTGACTTAAATCAATCGGATGGTAGTTATACGGAACTCTGGACTGAACCGAGTATTGAGCAAGTTACTCCATCTGCACAAACAGAGCAATTGATTTTTGCTGGTAGTACGGTGATCCTGCGTGGTAAACGGTTATGCGGTGATGTTACTCGGATTAGAGTTGGAAAAACTGAGAAATTATTAGTACCTGAGAATATCAAAGAAACACAAATTCGCCTGAAATTACCAGATGATTTGTATGCAGGTCTGCAATCAGTACAAGTTGCACATTTAACAATGGGTAATGCGGAAAACACAGAAAATATAGCATCTAATGTGGCTGCTTTTGTGATCCATCCCCAAATTTCAGTATCCCTAAATCAGGTGGTAAATAGTGGGGAAGATTTACGCAGAGTAGATATCACGGTCAAGTTTTATCCCAACATTGGTAAAACGCAACGAGTAGTATTACTACTTTATGAGATGTCCAGTAGTAATGCTTTAGTGCGATGTATTGCTGTTCCATCAGTCAATGAAGATACCGATGTGATGACTATTTCTGTAGAAAATATGAAGCCAGGAAGTTATCTTATCAGGGTGCGGGTAGATGGTGTAGCAAGTCCATTAGAAATTAATCAAACAGGGGAATACTATTCGCCACAGGTGACAATTCCATAA
- a CDS encoding DUF4157 domain-containing protein: protein MSNQTLLQKKSTSTNTATLNNQFEGRGFAVQNKSDTHTQKSDLNTQLKQAKRFGHSISQMKSEQTAQPSPQNQANHSSSSGSRSSMPAPVRSKMENSFGSSFGDVNIHTDSSQAKSMGALAFTQGNNVHFAPGEYSPQSPSGQALLGHELTHVVQQRAGRVAVPHQSKGVPINADHSLEAEADNLGAKAAKGEQVKVPGATDNFKTIPPIQNSTEPVQCFLPLLMGGLGALGGMMGGGGGGEQEGGGGLSGIGGMLGGMFGPLGGMAGSMLGGVADSMLGGGQ from the coding sequence ATGAGTAATCAAACACTTCTTCAAAAAAAGTCTACCTCAACAAACACAGCAACCCTAAATAACCAGTTTGAAGGTCGTGGGTTTGCCGTGCAGAACAAGTCAGATACCCATACCCAAAAATCAGATTTAAACACCCAACTCAAACAGGCAAAACGTTTTGGTCACAGTATTAGCCAAATGAAGTCAGAGCAAACTGCTCAACCTTCACCACAAAACCAAGCTAACCATAGCTCATCCTCCGGTTCTCGCAGTTCCATGCCTGCACCAGTGAGGTCAAAAATGGAAAATTCTTTCGGCAGTAGTTTTGGCGATGTCAACATCCATACAGACAGTTCTCAAGCCAAATCGATGGGTGCTTTAGCATTTACCCAAGGCAACAATGTTCACTTTGCTCCAGGAGAATATAGCCCCCAAAGCCCATCAGGACAAGCGCTGTTAGGACACGAACTCACCCATGTAGTGCAACAACGAGCCGGACGAGTGGCTGTACCGCACCAAAGTAAAGGTGTTCCTATTAATGCTGACCACAGTTTAGAAGCAGAGGCAGATAACTTAGGAGCGAAAGCGGCAAAAGGCGAGCAAGTCAAGGTTCCCGGTGCAACTGATAACTTCAAGACAATCCCACCAATCCAGAACAGCACGGAACCCGTACAGTGCTTCTTACCCTTGTTAATGGGTGGGTTAGGAGCCTTGGGCGGTATGATGGGTGGTGGTGGTGGCGGTGAGCAAGAAGGTGGTGGCGGTTTATCAGGTATTGGTGGAATGCTGGGCGGAATGTTCGGTCCGCTAGGAGGAATGGCGGGAAGTATGTTAGGTGGTGTTGCTGACAGTATGTTAGGTGGTGGTCAATAG
- a CDS encoding phage tail protein, translating into MAQSAGQIPEILTAHRFYLALTLDGQQDNVDGFFLECQGFKRTQEAIEIAEVTPNKWGATDKGQVVRTKLPGNVKSGNITLKRGMTNSVAIWKWFEAVQEGKWADQRKNASLSIYDQEGKEQARFELAGAWPASYKIADVNARSSDIEIEEVEVAFEEFKRVK; encoded by the coding sequence GTGGCACAATCAGCAGGTCAAATTCCAGAAATTCTTACAGCCCATCGGTTCTACTTAGCGCTGACACTAGACGGACAACAAGATAATGTTGATGGTTTCTTCTTAGAGTGTCAAGGCTTTAAAAGAACCCAAGAAGCAATTGAAATTGCTGAAGTCACCCCTAACAAATGGGGTGCAACAGACAAAGGTCAAGTGGTAAGAACCAAGCTTCCTGGTAATGTTAAGAGTGGCAATATCACTCTCAAGAGAGGTATGACTAATTCTGTAGCTATCTGGAAATGGTTTGAAGCTGTTCAAGAAGGCAAATGGGCAGATCAACGCAAAAATGCTTCTTTGAGTATCTACGACCAAGAAGGCAAAGAACAAGCAAGATTTGAATTAGCTGGTGCTTGGCCTGCAAGTTATAAAATTGCTGATGTCAATGCTCGTAGTAGTGATATAGAAATTGAAGAAGTTGAGGTTGCTTTCGAGGAATTTAAGCGTGTGAAGTAA